In Anaerolineae bacterium, the DNA window TTTTTAGCCAACTCAAGCAAAAACATTATCTCTGTGGGGGTGAAATCCAGCAGTTTGACAAAACTGCGCTGACGAAGATTGAAAGCCATAGTGGTAAAATCCTTTCCTCATTTGGATGTGTTGTGAAAACTTCGTATAGCAGGACAATAGTTTCGTTTAAAAGAACGTAAATCTATTATAGCACAAGCCCGTTAAATAGGCTAAAACGTTTTAGATGCGTAATTTTTTGGAATTTTTACCTTAACTTTTCATAAAACCTATTGCATCATGACATAAAGTGTGTTATACTACTTGACATGTCGGTTATGCTTAACATAAATACTGAGGTAGCATCCCTTTGATATTCTCTGAGGGGGACAAAGTGGTTAAACAGGGGCGCTTGATTCAAAGTGGAATTGTCTGTCCTAAGACTTTGTTTATTTTGCGGTAACAGAGAAAGGGAGCTTTAAAAATGTTAGCAGATTGTGCTCATGCAGAGACGCAAGAGCCATTGAATTATCTTGTGCTCAAGGGTCAGGATCAAGGATTTGTAACCCAAAATCAAATCTTTGATACCTTTCCCGATATCAAAGATAATTTAGAGCAACTCAAAGCATTGTACCTTGCCCTTGATGAAGAAGGCATCCAGGTAACCAAAGCGGACGCCAGGAGAGACGAGGGTGAGGAAAATGAAGAAGACGTTTTTGCTGACGATATTGATCTGGATTTTAATGTTGATGATACAGTTGCTCTATATCTTAAGGAAATCAGCCGGATTCCTCTCTTAACCGGGGCCGAAGAGGTGCAATTGGCCAAAGCCATTGAGCGCGGTAAAAAAGCGGCTTTGCGTTTGGCTCAATATAAAACTCGGCCCAACGGTCATTCCCCGGAACGTTTAAGAAAAGAAATACAACTGGGCCACCAGGCCCGCCGCAAACTCATTGAGGCCAATTTTAGATTGGTCGTGAGCATTGCCAAAAAATATATTGGGCATGGCGTCTCCTTTATGGACCTGATCCAGGAGGGGAACATTGGCCTGATCCGGGCGGTGGAGAAGTTTGAGTACCAACGTGGCTTCAAATTCAGCACCTATGCTACCTGGTGGATCCGCCAGGCAGTCAGCCGGGCGCTGTCGGACCAGGGACGCACCATTCGGGTGCCGGTGCATATGGGCGAACGTATCACCCAACTCTCCCGCGTTTCCCGCGAATTGACCCAAAAGAACGGCCACGAGCCAACCGAAGAGGAAATTGCGGAAGCCATGGGCGTCAGCCTGCGGTTATTAGAGCGTATCCGCCAGGCGGCCCAATTCCCATTTTCCCTGGAAATGGAAGTAGGCGAGGATACCGACAGTACCCTGGGCGATTTTATTGAGGATAATAATCATTCAGCTCCCGACGACTCTACCGTGCAGCAACTGTTGTGTGAGCGGGTGGAAGACGTATTGGCCTCCTTAACGGCCCGGGAAGGGCGAGTATTGCAACTGCGTTTTGGTTTGCAGGATGGACGCGCCTATACGTTGGAAGAAGTGGGCCAAAAATTTGGCGTAACCCGTGAACGTATCCGGCAAATCGAGGCTAAAGCCCTGAGCAAACTCCGCCATCCGCGCCGGAGCCGGCGGTTGCGCGATTTTCTTGATTAAGCTTCTGTTTTCTAACCTGACCTGTCTCCTCAAGGGGGACAGGTTTTTTATTTTTGGTGAGTTTTTTGCAGGGGGGGGAGTTACCGGATTTCTCGTTTCTAAATTTGTTTGGGCTCAAACTCCAGTTTGGAAACGAGAAATCCTTCAGTTACTTCTTGAACACGCCCTTAGAGGTACGGCTCATTCATTTCCGTTCCGGTGATATCTTCCCAGAGCCACCACCACATTTTGACCGCCAAAACCAAAGGCATTGACCAAAGCCAGGTTAACTTGGAGTGGACGGGGCTGATTGGGTACATAATCAAGGTCACATTCGGGGTCTGGCATTTCATAATTGATGGTGGGACAAATAATGCCTTCTTCCATTGTTTTGACGGCGGCCAGGGCGGAAATGGCCCCGGCCGCGCCCAGCATATGTCCTACCAAAGACTTGGTGGCGGTTATCGGCACCTCGTAAGCCCGCTCCCCAAACACTTTTTTGATAGCCAGGGTTTCAGCCATGTCGCCCAGAGGCGTGCTGGTGCCATGGGCAAAAATGGCGTCCACTTCGTCTGATGATTTTCCACTGGCGTCCAGCGCGCCCTGCATAGCCGCGGCTGCACTGCTCGCATCCGGTTTGGGCGCGGTCAAGTGATAGGCGTCGGAAGTAAGACGCCCACCCAGTACTTCGGCGTAAATTTTTGCGCCTCGCATTCTGGCATGTTCCTCAGTTTCCAGAACAAAGGCCACGGCGCCCTCTCCAAACACAAACCCATCCCGGTTTTTGTCAAAGGGACGGCTGGCTCTTTGGGGGTCGTCGTTGCGGCAAGAGAGCGCCCCCATCCGGCCAAACGAGGCCAAAATTAGGGGCGAGATGGTTGATTCCGTGCCGCCGGCAATGATGGCATCCGCTTCACCCCGTTTCATCATATAAAAGGCATCTAGTAGGGCATAATTTCCGCTGGCGCAAGCCAGGGCCGATGTGTTGAGCGGGCCGGTAGTGCCTAATTCAATTGAAACCAGGCAAGAAGCCGCATTGAGCATCACGCTGGGCACTAAAAACGGGCTAATGGAACGAGGGCCGCTGGCCAGTAACTGCCGCTCCCCTTCTTCCATCACGCTCATGCCGCCCCCCCCGGTATTAAACACTACGCCTATCCGCGGTGAGTTTTCTGGGGTGATTTTTAGATTGGCATCGGCCACAGCCTTTTTGGCTGAAGCAATGGAAAACTGGGTAGAACGCGCCACCCGCTTGGCCAGTTTCCTGTCCATGTGCTCTTGAGGGTAAAAATCTGTTACCTCACAAGCAATGGAGACCGGAAAACCGGTGGCATCAAAACTGCGCACGCGGTCAGCCCCCGACACGCCGGCTTTCATATTTTCCCAAAATGTTTTTATCTCACTGCCTAAAGGGGTAATTGCCCCTATACCGGTGATAACTATTCGAGTCATTTGTTCTCCTCACAAATTTTCGCTTCTGGTTCAACACCTAAATCGGTTTTAAGTTACGCTGTTTGCAGCGTCTATGGCTAATTTTTTCAAGCCGGCTTCATCTAAAGTGGCGACTCCCAGGGATTGGGCTTTGGTCAATTTGCTGCCCGCTTTCTCTCCTACCACCAGATAATCCGTTTTTTGAGACACGCTACCGGTCACTTTGCCGCCATGCCGCTCAATAAAAGCTTTTGCCTCGTCACGACTCCACGTGGGTAAAGCGCCGGTAATTACAAAAGTCAATCCGGCCAATGGCTGCGGCTGTTCGGCGGGCCGGGCCGCCAGGGTAACGCCCGCCCGTCGCAGTTTTTCAATCAAAGCATGGTTGGCCGGACGCTTGAACCACGCCTCAATTGATTCGGCAATCCGCGGCCCTACGCCTTCAATGGCCTCCAATTCTGCCTGGCTGGCCTGTTGTAAGTAGTCAATCGAGGGAAAGGTGTCAATAAGCAACCCGGCTACCGTGCTGCCCACGTAACGAATCCCCAATCCA includes these proteins:
- a CDS encoding sigma-70 family RNA polymerase sigma factor, whose translation is MLADCAHAETQEPLNYLVLKGQDQGFVTQNQIFDTFPDIKDNLEQLKALYLALDEEGIQVTKADARRDEGEENEEDVFADDIDLDFNVDDTVALYLKEISRIPLLTGAEEVQLAKAIERGKKAALRLAQYKTRPNGHSPERLRKEIQLGHQARRKLIEANFRLVVSIAKKYIGHGVSFMDLIQEGNIGLIRAVEKFEYQRGFKFSTYATWWIRQAVSRALSDQGRTIRVPVHMGERITQLSRVSRELTQKNGHEPTEEEIAEAMGVSLRLLERIRQAAQFPFSLEMEVGEDTDSTLGDFIEDNNHSAPDDSTVQQLLCERVEDVLASLTAREGRVLQLRFGLQDGRAYTLEEVGQKFGVTRERIRQIEAKALSKLRHPRRSRRLRDFLD
- the fabF gene encoding beta-ketoacyl-ACP synthase II, which codes for MTRIVITGIGAITPLGSEIKTFWENMKAGVSGADRVRSFDATGFPVSIACEVTDFYPQEHMDRKLAKRVARSTQFSIASAKKAVADANLKITPENSPRIGVVFNTGGGGMSVMEEGERQLLASGPRSISPFLVPSVMLNAASCLVSIELGTTGPLNTSALACASGNYALLDAFYMMKRGEADAIIAGGTESTISPLILASFGRMGALSCRNDDPQRASRPFDKNRDGFVFGEGAVAFVLETEEHARMRGAKIYAEVLGGRLTSDAYHLTAPKPDASSAAAAMQGALDASGKSSDEVDAIFAHGTSTPLGDMAETLAIKKVFGERAYEVPITATKSLVGHMLGAAGAISALAAVKTMEEGIICPTINYEMPDPECDLDYVPNQPRPLQVNLALVNAFGFGGQNVVVALGRYHRNGNE